One window from the genome of Faecalibacterium sp. HTF-F encodes:
- a CDS encoding Mrp/NBP35 family ATP-binding protein, with product MSEECTHDCSSCGAACSSRDAAPKHDAPNPNSSVKKVIGVVSGKGGVGKSMTSALLACAMARRGYHCGILDADITGPSIPKLFGIHGRAMADDKGCWPIQSRMGIDVMSINLLVENEEDPVVWRGPVIAGAVKQFWTDVVWKDVDFLFVDMPPGTGDVPLTVFQSLPVDGIVVVASPQELVSMIVAKAVNMAEMMKVPMLGIVENMSYIVCPDCGKHINVFGNSHVDEVAAKHHLPVLAKCPIDPQLAQLSDAGMIETYGGEYLEGAADACEKLLK from the coding sequence ATGAGCGAAGAATGCACCCATGACTGCTCCAGCTGCGGAGCAGCATGTTCTTCCCGCGATGCAGCGCCCAAGCATGACGCACCCAACCCCAACAGCAGCGTCAAAAAGGTCATCGGCGTTGTGTCCGGCAAAGGCGGCGTTGGCAAAAGCATGACCAGCGCCCTGCTGGCCTGTGCCATGGCACGCCGCGGCTACCACTGCGGCATTCTGGATGCCGACATCACCGGCCCTTCCATCCCGAAGCTGTTCGGCATCCATGGCCGCGCCATGGCCGACGACAAGGGCTGCTGGCCCATCCAGAGCCGCATGGGCATCGATGTCATGAGCATCAACCTGCTGGTGGAAAATGAGGAAGACCCCGTTGTGTGGCGCGGCCCGGTCATTGCCGGCGCCGTCAAGCAGTTCTGGACCGATGTGGTCTGGAAGGACGTGGACTTCCTGTTCGTGGACATGCCTCCGGGAACCGGTGATGTGCCCCTGACCGTGTTCCAGAGCCTGCCGGTGGACGGCATCGTGGTGGTGGCAAGCCCGCAGGAGCTGGTGAGCATGATCGTGGCCAAGGCCGTGAACATGGCTGAAATGATGAAGGTGCCCATGCTGGGCATCGTGGAGAACATGAGCTACATCGTCTGCCCCGACTGCGGCAAGCACATCAATGTGTTCGGCAACAGCCATGTGGACGAGGTGGCCGCAAAGCATCACCTGCCCGTGCTGGCAAAGTGCCCCATCGATCCCCAGTTGGCTCAGTTGTCCGATGCCGGCATGATCGAAACCTACGGCGGCGAGTATCTGGAAGGTGCCGCCGATGCCTGCGAAAAGCTGCTGAAATGA
- the gdhA gene encoding NADP-specific glutamate dehydrogenase yields MLTNEYLKRVYEGLEKRNANEPEFLQAVREVLESIQPVVEKHPEYEKAALIERLVEPERIITFRVPWVDDQGKVQVNRGYRVQFNSAIGPYKGGLRFHPSVNQGILKFLGFEQTFKNSLTTLPMGGGKGGSDFDPHGKSDMEVMRFCQSFMTELYRHIGQFVDCPAGDIGVGGREVGYMFGQYKRLTNSFQGGMLTGKGLTFGGSLARTEATGYGLCYFTAEALKCMRNDSFQGKTVVISGSGNVAIYACEKATQLGAKVVTMSDSNGYVYDPNGIDLAYVKDLKEVRRGRIKEYAETHEGVTYVADCSKVWTVPCDIALPCATQNEINKESAEALVKGGCTVVCEGANMPSTPEAIEVYLSNGILYGPAKASNAGGVATSGLEMSQNSERLSWSFEEVDAKLKGIMEGIFHASYDASVAAGSEGNLMVGANCAGFLKVATAMMAQGITY; encoded by the coding sequence ATGCTGACAAATGAATACCTGAAGCGCGTTTACGAAGGTCTGGAAAAGCGCAATGCCAACGAGCCTGAGTTCCTGCAGGCTGTGCGCGAGGTTCTGGAGAGCATCCAGCCCGTTGTTGAGAAGCACCCTGAGTACGAGAAGGCCGCTCTGATCGAGCGTCTGGTCGAGCCGGAGCGCATCATCACCTTCCGTGTGCCCTGGGTTGACGATCAGGGCAAGGTTCAGGTGAACCGCGGCTACCGTGTGCAGTTCAACAGCGCCATCGGCCCCTACAAGGGCGGCCTGCGCTTCCATCCCTCTGTCAATCAGGGCATCCTGAAGTTCCTCGGCTTTGAGCAGACCTTCAAGAACAGCCTGACCACCCTGCCCATGGGCGGCGGCAAGGGCGGCTCTGACTTCGACCCCCACGGCAAGAGCGACATGGAAGTGATGCGCTTCTGCCAGAGCTTCATGACCGAGCTGTACCGCCACATCGGCCAGTTCGTGGACTGCCCCGCCGGTGATATCGGTGTTGGCGGCCGTGAGGTCGGCTATATGTTCGGCCAGTACAAGCGCCTGACCAACAGCTTCCAGGGCGGCATGCTCACCGGCAAGGGCCTGACCTTCGGCGGCTCTCTGGCCCGCACCGAGGCTACCGGCTACGGCCTGTGCTACTTCACTGCTGAGGCTCTGAAGTGCATGCGCAACGACAGCTTCCAGGGCAAGACCGTGGTCATCTCCGGTTCCGGCAACGTGGCGATCTACGCCTGCGAGAAGGCTACCCAGCTGGGTGCCAAGGTCGTGACCATGTCCGACTCCAACGGCTATGTCTACGATCCCAACGGCATTGATCTGGCCTACGTCAAGGATCTGAAGGAAGTCCGCCGCGGCCGTATCAAGGAGTACGCCGAGACCCACGAGGGTGTAACCTATGTTGCAGATTGCAGCAAGGTCTGGACTGTCCCCTGCGACATTGCCCTGCCCTGCGCAACCCAGAACGAGATCAACAAGGAGTCCGCTGAGGCTCTGGTGAAGGGCGGCTGCACCGTAGTGTGCGAGGGCGCCAACATGCCCAGCACCCCGGAGGCCATCGAGGTCTACCTGTCCAACGGCATCCTGTACGGACCTGCAAAGGCTTCCAACGCAGGCGGCGTGGCTACCTCCGGTCTGGAGATGAGCCAGAACTCCGAGCGTCTGAGCTGGAGCTTTGAGGAAGTGGATGCCAAGCTGAAGGGCATCATGGAGGGCATCTTCCATGCTTCCTACGATGCATCTGTGGCTGCCGGTTCCGAGGGCAACCTGATGGTCGGTGCAAACTGCGCCGGCTTCCTGAAGGTTGCCACCGCCATGATGGCACAGGGCATCACCTACTAA